In a single window of the Streptomyces sp. V2I9 genome:
- a CDS encoding SDR family NAD(P)-dependent oxidoreductase — protein MKENERLKTRNQELVVAGHEPIAIVGMACRLPGGIDSPESLWDLVSAGGDGISEFPADRGWDLGSLYDPDSRGEGTSYSRQGGFVHDAGRFDADFFSISPREAAAMDPQQRLLLETSWEAFEQAGIDPKPLKGSPVGVYVGAGTSGYGIGVPVAEEAAGYALTGTATSVLCGRVAYSFGFEGPAVTVDTACSSSLVALHLAVRALQAGECSMALAGGVTVMATPAAFVEFSRQRGLARDGRCKAFAAAADGTGWSEGVGMLLVERLSDARRNGHRVLAVVRGSAVNSDGASNGLTAPNGPAQRRVILDALAAARLSAAEVDAVEGHGTGTTLGDPIEAQALLATYGQERTEPLYLGSLKSNIGHTQAASGVAGVIKMVQAMRHGVLPRTLHIDAPSPHVDWLSGAVELLTENRPWPDSGEPRRAGVSSFGVSGTNAHVIVEGVPAGEPDADAVVAGGGPDGVVSAGLWVLSGRDERSLRAQAERLRGYLVARPELSAVDVGFSLATTRTALEHRGAVMGGGRDELLAGLGSLAAGVPAAGVVSGEARSGKLALLFSGQGSQRLGMGRELYEAYGVFADAFDAVCARVELERPLRDVVFGDDAGLLGRTVYTQAGLFALEVALFRLLESWGVTPDVLVGHSIGELAAAHVAGVLSLDDACALVSARGRLMDALPEGGAMLAVGVAEEALTLPDGVDLAAVNAPASVTVSGGTEAVTALEERLRGEGVRVKRLAVSHAFHSHLMEPMLAEFATVAESLTYHAPQVPIVTTAPGQIDTPAYWVGQVREPVRFADAVRAAHGSGVTGFLELGPDGVLSAQAGICLADHAEVSVLPVQRAGGDGVGALFAAVAGAHVAGVRFDWAAVYGGLGGRVVDLPTYAFQREHYWAVQPSPEGTDPADWRYAVTWRPLPEAGQPALRGTWQVLADPDAPHHDLAAWCAEALWAHGATVVVGSTPAPDADGLILPYDPRPHATHPELSLGLAALLAAVRGDGPPVWVLTRGAVETAADEPAADHGAAQLWALGRAAALEKPHRWGGAVDLPEELDADAARRLSAVLAGTGEDQVAIRARGAFGRRLAPAPVRPAEPWRPRGTTLITGGTGALGAHVARWLAGRGAPHLVLAGRRGAEAPGMSELTAELTAAGAEVTVAACDVSDRAALDGLLAAHPPSAVIHAAGSGEFGTLDDASEADFATVLAAKVTGALHLDDALRDTDLDAFVLFSSVSGIWGSGSQGAYGAANAALDAIASRRAARGLPATSVAWGPWHGSGMAGAQETADYLRRRGLRTMDPAKALDALGAAVAGGDVSVVVADVEWARFVPTFTAARPQRLFDGLRVIAPQAGAAAPAAQAGAEGGSAFAARLAALGAKERRRELVASVRARVAAVLGHHDADAIDPRRAFRDLGFDSLTAVELRNLLAEDTGFSLPATVVFDHPTPAALADHLDDLVLDVDGDGGAVATTAAADEPIAIVGMACRYPGGITSPDELWQVVAEGRDGITDFPEDRGWDTARLYEPEGSAGTSYVREGGFISDVAEFDARFFGISPREAVATDPQQRLMLQVAWEALEHAGIDPAALRGSDTAVFAGTNGQDYPVLLAADPEVSEGHQGAGNAAAVLSGRVAYTFGFEGPTLTVDTACSSSLVALHLAVRALRAGECSMALAGGVTVMSTPTAFVEFSRQLGLAADGRCKAFAAAADGTGWGEGVGMLLVERLSDARRNGHRVLAVVRGSAVNQDGASNGLTAPNGPAQRRVIRKALADADLRPADIDVVEAHGTGTRLGDPIEAQALLATYGQERDEPLYLGSLKSNIGHTQAAAGVAGVIKMVEAIRRGILPETLHVDAPTPQVDWSAGAVELLTTSRPWPETGRPRRAGVSSFGVSGTNAHVVLEAVAATEHAETPAPLSDGSTPLLPLLLSARTADALPAQAEKLAAALGEHRIADVAHSLATTRGALEHRAVVLAADTETAGAALRNLAGAVVGRAEEDSSLAVLFSGQGSQRLGMGRELYEAYGVFADAFDAVCARVELERPLRDVVFGDDAGLLGRTVYTQAGLFALEVALFRLVESWGVAPDVLVGHSVGEIAAAHVAGVLSLDDACALVSARGRLMDALPEGGAMLAVGVAEEALTLPDGVDLAAVNAPASVTVSGDAAAVTALEERLRAQGLRVKRLAVSHAFHSHLMEPMLAEFATVAESLTYHAPQVPIETTAPGQIDTPAYWVGQVRQPVRFADAVNRLTGVRTALELGPDGVLSAAASELLEQGTAVPALRTGRDETETLLRAVGTLHVRGVAVDRAALLAPAGGRRVQLPTYAFTRERYWPSASASARSGDVVSAGLGETGHPILAAGVELADDGGLLFTGRISPRTHPWLAEHRVHGRIVVPGTAFVDLAVRAGDQTDCDVLDELVLHTPLVLTAEESVQIQVSVDAPGEDGGREITVHSRTCDDTGWIGQPWTRHASGTLRTAAPAAAPELSWPPAGAQPVPTDELYPSLAAAGLEYGPAFQGLRRVWRTGQELWAEVELPETAHADAGRFGLHPALLDAALHSLAAGAEASDGPAGPPGLPFSWSQVALTVSGATTLRVRVSPLGADGVELLAVDPGGQTVVSVGRVVLRPLAEDTATRTTPARPVHRVDWIPLPDPARTPGTWAVLGDDPYGAAEALSALGADCVRAPGIASASAGLLLVTSAPDDDRDDAQRRVTAMLATVQDFLAREDTDATLVVLTRGAVAAGPGEDLTDLAGAAVRGLLRSVQSENPGRLLMVDIDADPWTALLAAPGADEPELAVRDGRLYTPRLASPADRTLRAPEGPWRVGVVSRGAVEGVGLVPAPDTEAALEEGQVRVAVRAAGMNFRDVLNVLGMYPGEVELGGEAAGVVVEIGPGVSKLAVGDRVLGFFSGAMGPSAVADERLLAPVPAGWSFVQGAAVPIAFVTAYYGLLDVGGLSAGESVLVHAAAGGVGMAAVQIARHAGAEVYGTASPGKWDATGLDTGHLASSRDLEFEKIFAERTGGRGVDVVLNALAGEFVDASVRLLAPGGRFVEMGKADVRDPDAVEGRTYRAFDLSEAGPERIGQMLDEVLALFARGALTLPPIRTFDVRRAPDAFRFMSQARHVGKVVLSLPRAVEPGGTALITGGTGALGALIARHLVERRGADRLLLLSRRGPDAEGADTLAADLETAGARVEIVACDVTDPHALAQAVKGRRISSVFHLAGVLDDGVATALTPDRVAPVLAPKITAARTLHQLVPDAEEFVLFSSVSATLGSPGQASYAAANAYLDALAHHRHTCGLPALSLAWGPWDVGAGMLGVLTDGDRRRAAGSGLPVLTADEGLALLDEALTGPDPAVVPGAVDVTGFAGRSDVPHLLRGLVRGRRRTAAAVREAGFADRLRALPPAERAQVLLDWVRSEAAAVLGFAGADAVERDRAFKDLGFDSLTAVELRNRLGAATGTRLPATLVFDHPTPEALAERLGADLVPPAHDPAEAVMAGLDQLEAASGELTDGDRARLRVRMSALLARWADQPDGPDTADEGRDADLYSATEENIFALIDNELESP, from the coding sequence ATCAAGGAGAACGAACGGCTCAAAACCCGCAACCAGGAGCTGGTCGTCGCCGGGCACGAGCCGATCGCCATCGTCGGGATGGCCTGCCGGCTGCCCGGCGGTATCGACTCGCCCGAGTCGCTCTGGGACCTGGTGTCCGCCGGAGGCGACGGCATCAGCGAGTTCCCCGCAGACCGCGGCTGGGACCTCGGCTCCCTGTACGACCCGGACTCGCGGGGCGAGGGCACCTCGTACTCCCGGCAGGGCGGCTTCGTCCACGACGCGGGACGCTTCGACGCGGACTTCTTCTCCATCTCGCCCCGCGAGGCCGCCGCGATGGACCCGCAACAGCGCCTCCTCCTGGAAACCTCCTGGGAGGCGTTCGAGCAGGCCGGGATCGACCCGAAGCCGCTCAAGGGCAGCCCCGTCGGCGTGTACGTCGGAGCCGGTACCTCCGGCTACGGCATCGGCGTCCCCGTCGCCGAGGAAGCGGCGGGCTACGCGCTGACCGGTACCGCGACCAGCGTGCTCTGCGGCCGGGTGGCCTACAGCTTCGGCTTCGAGGGGCCGGCGGTCACGGTGGACACGGCGTGCTCGTCGTCCCTGGTGGCACTGCACCTGGCCGTACGCGCCCTCCAGGCCGGCGAGTGCTCGATGGCCCTGGCCGGCGGAGTCACCGTCATGGCCACCCCGGCCGCCTTCGTCGAGTTCAGCCGCCAGCGCGGTCTGGCCCGTGACGGCCGCTGCAAGGCGTTCGCCGCCGCCGCCGACGGCACCGGCTGGTCCGAAGGCGTCGGCATGCTCCTGGTGGAGCGCCTCTCGGACGCCCGGCGCAACGGGCACCGGGTCCTGGCCGTGGTGCGCGGCAGCGCGGTCAACTCCGACGGCGCCTCCAACGGTCTCACCGCCCCCAACGGCCCCGCCCAGCGCCGCGTCATCCTCGACGCACTGGCCGCCGCCCGGCTCTCCGCCGCCGAGGTCGACGCCGTCGAAGGCCACGGCACCGGCACGACCCTGGGCGACCCGATCGAGGCCCAGGCCCTCCTGGCCACCTACGGCCAGGAACGTACCGAACCCCTCTACCTGGGCTCCCTGAAGTCCAACATCGGCCACACCCAGGCCGCTTCCGGCGTGGCCGGAGTGATCAAGATGGTTCAGGCCATGCGCCACGGCGTGCTCCCCAGGACCCTCCACATCGACGCGCCCAGCCCGCACGTCGACTGGCTCTCGGGTGCGGTCGAACTCCTGACCGAGAACCGGCCGTGGCCCGACTCCGGAGAACCCCGCCGGGCCGGGGTCTCCTCGTTCGGCGTCAGTGGCACCAACGCCCATGTGATCGTGGAGGGTGTCCCGGCCGGGGAACCCGATGCCGATGCCGTGGTGGCCGGTGGGGGGCCGGACGGGGTGGTGTCGGCCGGTCTGTGGGTGCTGTCGGGGCGGGACGAGCGGTCGTTGCGTGCTCAGGCCGAGCGGTTGCGCGGGTATCTCGTGGCGCGGCCGGAGCTGTCTGCGGTGGATGTGGGGTTCTCCCTGGCGACGACGCGGACGGCGCTGGAGCACCGGGGGGCGGTGATGGGCGGCGGCCGGGATGAACTCCTGGCCGGTTTGGGTTCGTTGGCCGCCGGTGTGCCGGCTGCCGGGGTGGTGAGCGGGGAGGCCCGCTCGGGCAAGCTGGCGCTGCTGTTCTCCGGTCAGGGTTCGCAGCGGCTGGGCATGGGCCGGGAGTTGTACGAGGCGTACGGGGTGTTCGCGGACGCGTTCGACGCTGTCTGCGCCCGTGTGGAGCTCGAACGGCCGTTGCGGGATGTGGTGTTCGGTGACGACGCCGGTCTGCTGGGGCGGACCGTCTACACGCAGGCGGGCCTGTTCGCCCTGGAAGTGGCCCTCTTCCGCCTGCTGGAGTCCTGGGGGGTCACCCCGGACGTGCTCGTGGGGCACTCGATCGGTGAACTCGCCGCCGCCCACGTGGCCGGGGTGCTCTCCCTGGACGACGCCTGTGCTCTGGTGTCGGCGCGCGGGCGGCTGATGGACGCTCTGCCGGAGGGTGGGGCGATGCTCGCCGTGGGAGTGGCGGAGGAAGCCCTCACACTGCCCGACGGGGTGGACCTCGCCGCCGTCAACGCACCCGCCTCGGTCACCGTCTCCGGCGGGACGGAAGCCGTCACCGCGCTGGAGGAGCGGCTGCGCGGGGAGGGGGTCCGGGTCAAGCGGTTGGCGGTCTCCCACGCCTTCCACTCGCACCTGATGGAACCGATGCTGGCCGAATTCGCCACGGTCGCCGAGTCGTTGACGTACCACGCCCCGCAGGTCCCGATCGTGACGACCGCGCCGGGGCAGATCGACACCCCCGCCTACTGGGTGGGTCAGGTCCGTGAGCCGGTGCGTTTCGCGGATGCGGTGCGTGCGGCTCACGGAAGCGGGGTCACCGGGTTTCTGGAGCTGGGTCCGGACGGGGTGCTGTCGGCGCAGGCGGGGATCTGTCTGGCCGATCATGCCGAGGTGAGTGTGCTGCCGGTGCAGCGTGCGGGCGGTGACGGGGTGGGTGCCCTGTTCGCGGCGGTCGCGGGAGCGCACGTCGCCGGAGTGCGGTTCGACTGGGCCGCGGTGTACGGAGGTCTCGGCGGCCGCGTCGTGGACCTGCCCACCTACGCCTTCCAGCGTGAGCACTACTGGGCCGTCCAGCCTTCCCCCGAAGGCACGGACCCCGCGGATTGGCGGTACGCGGTCACCTGGCGGCCCCTGCCGGAAGCCGGGCAGCCGGCACTGCGCGGAACCTGGCAGGTACTGGCGGACCCCGATGCGCCCCACCACGACCTGGCCGCCTGGTGCGCCGAAGCGCTGTGGGCCCACGGCGCCACCGTCGTCGTCGGCAGCACCCCCGCTCCGGACGCCGACGGGCTGATCCTCCCCTACGACCCCCGGCCGCACGCCACCCACCCCGAGCTGTCCCTCGGGCTGGCCGCACTGCTCGCCGCGGTGCGCGGGGACGGCCCCCCGGTATGGGTACTCACCCGAGGCGCGGTCGAGACCGCTGCCGACGAGCCCGCCGCCGACCACGGGGCGGCACAGCTGTGGGCGCTGGGCCGGGCGGCCGCGCTGGAGAAGCCGCACCGCTGGGGCGGCGCCGTCGACCTCCCGGAAGAACTCGACGCGGATGCCGCCCGGAGACTGAGCGCCGTCCTCGCCGGCACGGGCGAGGACCAGGTGGCCATCCGCGCCCGTGGCGCCTTCGGCCGGAGACTGGCCCCGGCGCCCGTGCGCCCGGCCGAGCCCTGGCGGCCGCGCGGAACCACCCTGATCACGGGCGGCACCGGCGCGCTCGGCGCCCACGTCGCCCGATGGCTCGCCGGCCGCGGCGCCCCGCACCTCGTGCTGGCCGGTCGGCGCGGTGCCGAAGCCCCGGGCATGAGCGAACTCACCGCCGAACTCACCGCGGCGGGAGCCGAGGTCACGGTCGCCGCCTGCGACGTCAGCGACCGCGCCGCCCTCGACGGACTGCTGGCCGCGCACCCGCCCAGCGCCGTGATCCATGCCGCCGGCAGCGGGGAGTTCGGAACACTCGATGACGCGAGTGAGGCCGACTTCGCCACCGTGCTGGCCGCCAAGGTCACCGGAGCCCTCCACCTCGACGACGCGCTCCGCGACACGGATCTCGACGCCTTCGTCCTCTTCTCATCGGTCTCCGGTATCTGGGGCAGTGGCAGCCAGGGCGCCTACGGGGCGGCCAACGCCGCCCTGGACGCCATCGCCTCCCGCCGTGCCGCGCGGGGCCTGCCCGCCACCTCGGTGGCCTGGGGCCCGTGGCACGGCAGCGGCATGGCCGGCGCGCAGGAGACCGCCGACTACCTGCGGCGGCGCGGCTTGCGCACCATGGACCCGGCGAAGGCACTCGACGCCCTGGGCGCGGCGGTGGCCGGCGGGGACGTCTCCGTCGTCGTCGCCGACGTGGAATGGGCGCGCTTCGTTCCCACCTTCACCGCCGCCCGGCCGCAACGGCTCTTCGACGGCCTGCGCGTCATCGCGCCGCAGGCCGGGGCTGCGGCACCGGCCGCACAGGCCGGCGCCGAGGGGGGGTCCGCGTTCGCGGCCCGCCTCGCCGCGCTCGGGGCCAAGGAGCGCCGCCGTGAACTGGTCGCGTCGGTCCGTGCCCGCGTCGCCGCCGTACTGGGCCACCACGACGCCGACGCCATCGATCCCCGCAGGGCTTTCAGGGACCTGGGTTTCGACTCGCTCACCGCCGTCGAACTGCGCAACCTCCTGGCCGAAGACACCGGCTTCAGCCTGCCTGCCACCGTCGTCTTCGACCATCCCACCCCCGCCGCGCTGGCCGACCACCTCGACGACCTCGTTCTGGACGTGGACGGCGACGGGGGAGCGGTGGCCACCACCGCCGCCGCCGACGAACCCATCGCCATCGTCGGCATGGCCTGCCGCTATCCGGGAGGCATCACCTCCCCCGACGAGCTGTGGCAGGTGGTCGCCGAGGGCCGCGACGGCATCACCGACTTCCCCGAGGACCGGGGCTGGGACACCGCACGCCTCTACGAACCCGAAGGCAGCGCGGGCACCTCGTACGTCCGTGAGGGCGGATTCATCAGCGACGTCGCCGAGTTCGACGCCCGTTTCTTCGGCATCTCACCCCGCGAGGCGGTGGCCACCGACCCGCAGCAGCGCCTGATGCTCCAGGTCGCCTGGGAGGCCCTGGAGCACGCCGGCATCGATCCCGCCGCACTGCGCGGCAGCGACACCGCCGTGTTCGCGGGCACCAACGGGCAGGACTATCCGGTCCTGCTCGCCGCCGATCCCGAAGTCAGCGAGGGGCACCAGGGCGCCGGCAACGCCGCTGCCGTGCTCTCCGGCCGCGTCGCCTACACCTTCGGCTTCGAGGGACCCACTCTCACGGTGGACACCGCGTGCTCGTCGTCCCTGGTGGCACTGCACCTGGCCGTACGCGCCCTGCGCGCCGGCGAGTGCTCGATGGCCCTGGCCGGCGGGGTCACGGTGATGTCGACACCGACCGCCTTCGTGGAGTTCAGCCGACAGCTCGGGCTGGCGGCCGACGGCCGCTGCAAGGCGTTCGCCGCCGCCGCCGACGGCACCGGCTGGGGCGAGGGCGTCGGCATGCTCCTGGTGGAGCGCCTCTCGGACGCCCGGCGCAACGGGCACCGGGTCCTGGCGGTGGTGCGCGGCAGCGCGGTCAACCAGGACGGCGCCTCCAACGGTCTCACCGCCCCCAACGGCCCTGCCCAGCGCCGCGTCATCCGCAAGGCGCTGGCCGACGCCGACCTGCGGCCCGCCGACATCGACGTGGTGGAGGCGCACGGCACGGGCACCAGACTCGGCGACCCGATCGAGGCCCAGGCGCTGCTGGCCACCTACGGTCAGGAACGTGACGAACCCCTGTACCTGGGCTCCCTGAAGTCCAACATCGGCCACACCCAGGCCGCCGCCGGCGTGGCGGGTGTGATCAAGATGGTGGAGGCGATCCGCCGGGGCATCCTGCCGGAAACACTGCACGTCGACGCCCCCACCCCCCAGGTGGACTGGTCGGCCGGCGCGGTCGAACTGCTGACCACGTCACGCCCCTGGCCGGAGACCGGCCGGCCCCGCCGGGCCGGGGTCTCCTCGTTCGGCGTCAGCGGCACCAACGCCCACGTGGTGCTGGAGGCCGTCGCGGCGACCGAGCACGCCGAAACGCCGGCACCGTTGAGCGACGGCAGCACCCCGCTGCTCCCGCTGCTGCTCTCCGCCCGGACGGCGGACGCGCTTCCGGCACAGGCGGAGAAGCTGGCAGCGGCCCTCGGAGAGCACCGGATCGCCGACGTCGCCCACTCGCTGGCAACGACCAGAGGAGCACTGGAGCACCGTGCCGTGGTGCTGGCGGCCGACACCGAAACCGCGGGCGCCGCGCTGCGGAACCTCGCCGGCGCCGTCGTCGGACGGGCCGAGGAAGACAGCTCCCTGGCCGTGCTGTTCTCCGGTCAGGGTTCGCAGCGGCTGGGCATGGGCCGGGAGTTGTACGAGGCGTACGGGGTGTTCGCGGACGCGTTCGACGCGGTCTGTGCCCGCGTGGAGCTCGAACGGCCGCTGCGGGATGTGGTGTTCGGTGACGACGCCGGTCTGCTGGGGCGGACCGTCTACACGCAGGCGGGTCTGTTCGCCCTGGAAGTGGCGTTGTTCCGGCTGGTGGAGTCGTGGGGGGTGGCCCCGGATGTGCTGGTGGGGCACTCGGTGGGGGAGATAGCCGCCGCGCATGTGGCCGGGGTGCTGTCCCTGGACGACGCCTGTGCTCTGGTGTCGGCGCGCGGGCGGTTGATGGACGCCCTGCCGGAGGGTGGGGCGATGCTCGCCGTGGGGGTGGCGGAGGAAGCCCTCACACTGCCCGACGGGGTGGACCTCGCCGCCGTCAACGCACCCGCCTCGGTCACGGTCTCCGGGGACGCCGCGGCCGTCACCGCCCTGGAGGAACGACTCCGGGCACAAGGCCTACGCGTCAAGCGGCTGGCGGTCTCCCACGCCTTCCACTCGCACCTGATGGAACCCATGCTGGCCGAATTCGCCACGGTCGCCGAGTCGTTGACGTACCACGCCCCGCAGGTCCCGATCGAGACGACCGCGCCGGGGCAGATCGACACCCCCGCCTACTGGGTCGGACAGGTCCGGCAGCCGGTCCGCTTCGCCGACGCCGTGAACCGGCTCACCGGAGTACGCACAGCCCTGGAACTGGGCCCGGACGGAGTGCTGTCGGCGGCCGCCTCGGAGCTGCTGGAACAGGGCACGGCCGTACCGGCACTGCGGACCGGACGCGACGAGACCGAAACGCTGCTCCGCGCCGTGGGAACCCTGCATGTGCGGGGTGTCGCGGTGGACCGGGCCGCCCTGCTCGCCCCCGCCGGCGGCCGGCGCGTCCAGCTGCCCACCTACGCCTTCACGCGCGAGCGCTACTGGCCCTCCGCCTCGGCCTCGGCACGCTCCGGCGACGTGGTCTCCGCCGGACTGGGGGAGACCGGGCACCCCATCCTCGCCGCCGGCGTGGAACTCGCCGACGACGGCGGCCTGCTGTTCACCGGACGCATCTCCCCGCGGACGCACCCGTGGCTCGCGGAACACCGCGTGCACGGCCGGATCGTGGTGCCCGGCACCGCCTTCGTCGACCTCGCGGTACGCGCCGGCGACCAGACGGACTGCGACGTCCTGGACGAACTGGTCCTGCACACCCCGCTGGTGCTGACCGCCGAGGAATCCGTCCAGATCCAGGTCTCCGTCGACGCTCCGGGCGAGGACGGGGGACGGGAGATCACCGTCCACTCCCGCACCTGCGATGACACCGGCTGGATCGGGCAGCCGTGGACCCGGCACGCCTCCGGCACCCTGCGGACCGCCGCCCCGGCGGCCGCGCCGGAACTGTCCTGGCCGCCGGCCGGCGCCCAGCCCGTCCCGACCGACGAGCTCTACCCCTCCCTGGCCGCGGCCGGCCTGGAGTACGGCCCCGCCTTCCAGGGCCTGCGCCGAGTCTGGCGAACGGGCCAGGAACTCTGGGCCGAGGTCGAACTGCCCGAGACGGCACACGCCGACGCCGGACGCTTCGGACTGCACCCGGCACTGCTCGACGCCGCGCTCCACTCGCTCGCCGCGGGGGCGGAAGCGTCCGACGGCCCCGCCGGACCCCCCGGACTGCCGTTCTCCTGGTCGCAGGTGGCACTGACCGTCTCCGGCGCCACCACGCTCCGCGTGCGTGTCTCACCCCTCGGCGCCGACGGCGTGGAACTGCTGGCCGTCGACCCCGGCGGGCAGACCGTCGTATCCGTCGGACGCGTCGTGCTGCGTCCCCTCGCCGAGGACACCGCGACGAGGACCACCCCCGCGCGGCCGGTGCACCGGGTCGACTGGATCCCGCTGCCCGACCCGGCACGCACCCCCGGCACCTGGGCCGTCCTGGGCGACGACCCCTACGGCGCGGCCGAGGCGCTCTCGGCCCTGGGAGCCGACTGCGTACGGGCGCCCGGCATCGCCTCCGCCTCGGCCGGCCTGCTGCTGGTCACCTCGGCACCGGACGACGACCGGGACGACGCGCAGAGGCGGGTGACCGCGATGCTCGCCACCGTCCAGGACTTCCTGGCCCGCGAGGACACCGACGCCACCCTCGTGGTGCTCACCCGTGGCGCCGTCGCCGCCGGTCCCGGCGAGGACCTGACCGACCTGGCGGGCGCCGCCGTGCGCGGCCTGCTGCGCAGCGTGCAGTCGGAGAACCCCGGCCGCCTGCTGATGGTCGACATCGACGCCGACCCCTGGACGGCGCTGCTCGCCGCACCCGGCGCGGACGAACCGGAACTCGCCGTCCGCGACGGCCGGCTGTACACCCCCCGTCTGGCCTCGCCCGCGGACCGCACCCTGCGGGCGCCCGAGGGCCCCTGGCGGGTGGGCGTGGTCTCGCGGGGCGCTGTCGAGGGTGTGGGGCTGGTGCCCGCACCCGATACGGAAGCCGCCCTGGAAGAAGGACAGGTACGGGTGGCGGTACGAGCGGCGGGCATGAACTTCCGGGACGTGCTGAACGTACTGGGCATGTACCCCGGAGAGGTGGAGCTGGGAGGCGAGGCCGCCGGCGTGGTGGTGGAAATCGGGCCGGGGGTCTCGAAACTGGCCGTGGGGGACCGGGTGCTGGGGTTCTTCAGCGGGGCGATGGGCCCGTCGGCGGTGGCCGACGAGCGGCTGCTGGCCCCCGTTCCGGCCGGATGGTCCTTCGTCCAGGGCGCCGCGGTCCCGATCGCGTTCGTGACGGCGTACTACGGGCTGCTGGACGTCGGCGGTCTGTCGGCCGGGGAATCGGTGCTGGTGCACGCGGCCGCCGGCGGGGTCGGGATGGCGGCGGTGCAGATCGCACGGCACGCGGGAGCCGAGGTGTACGGCACGGCCTCGCCCGGCAAGTGGGACGCGACCGGACTGGACACCGGGCACCTCGCCTCCTCGCGGGACCTGGAATTCGAGAAGATCTTCGCGGAGCGCACGGGCGGCCGCGGGGTGGACGTGGTCCTGAACGCGCTGGCCGGAGAGTTCGTCGACGCCTCGGTGCGCCTGCTGGCTCCGGGCGGACGGTTCGTGGAGATGGGCAAGGCGGACGTCCGCGACCCGGACGCGGTGGAGGGCCGGACCTACCGCGCGTTCGATCTGAGCGAGGCCGGTCCCGAGCGGATCGGACAGATGCTGGACGAGGTGCTGGCCCTGTTCGCGCGGGGAGCGCTCACCCTGCCGCCGATACGGACCTTCGACGTACGGCGGGCGCCCGACGCGTTCCGCTTCATGAGCCAGGCCCGGCATGTGGGCAAGGTCGTGCTGTCCCTGCCGCGCGCGGTGGAGCCCGGCGGCACGGCGCTGATCACGGGGGGTACCGGTGCGCTGGGCGCGCTGATCGCCCGGCACCTGGTGGAGCGGCGCGGCGCCGACAGGCTGCTGCTCCTCAGCCGCCGGGGCCCGGACGCCGAAGGCGCGGACACCCTGGCGGCGGACCTCGAGACGGCCGGAGCGCGCGTCGAGATCGTGGCCTGCGACGTCACCGACCCCCACGCCCTGGCCCAGGCGGTGAAGGGGCGACGCATCAGCTCCGTCTTCCACCTCGCCGGCGTCCTCGACGACGGTGTCGCCACCGCCCTCACACCCGACCGTGTCGCCCCGGTGCTGGCACCCAAGATCACCGCGGCACGCACCCTGCACCAACTTGTGCCCGACGCCGAGGAGTTCGTGCTCTTTTCGTCCGTCTCCGCGACCCTGGGCAGCCCCGGCCAGGCCTCGTACGCCGCGGCCAACGCCTACCTCGACGCCCTGGCCCACCACCGCCACACCTGCGGACTTCCCGCCCTGTCCCTGGCGTGGGGCCCGTGGGACGTCGGCGCGGGCATGCTCGGCGTGCTCACCGACGGCGACCGCAGGCGGGCCGCCGGCTCCGGCCTGCCCGTACTCACCGCCGACGAAGGGCTCGCCCTGCTCGACGAGGCCCTCACCGGGCCCGACCCGGCCGTGGTGCCCGGCGCCGTCGACGTCACCGGGTTCGCCGGCCGCTCCGACGTACCGCATCTGCTGCGCGGACTGGTACGGGGCCGCCGGCGCACCGCCGCCGCGGTCCGGGAGGCCGGCTTCGCCGACCGGCTGCGGGCCCTGCCCCCCGCCGAGCGGGCGCAGGTGCTGCTGGACTGGGTGAGGTCGGAGGCGGCCGCCGTGCTCGGCTTCGCCGGAGCGGACGCCGTCGAACGGGACCGGGCGTTCAAGGACCTCGGCTTCGACTCGCTGACCGCCGTGGAACTGCGCAACCGGCTCGGCGCGGCCACCGGCACCCGGCTGCCCGCCACCCTCGTCTTCGACCACCCGACACCCGAAGCGCTCGCCGAGCGGCTCGGAGCCGACCTGGTGCCGCCCGCTCACGACCCGGCGGAGGCCGTGATGGCCGGACTCGACCAACTGGAGGCCGCGTCGGGAGAGCTGACCGACGGCGACCGTGCCCGGCTGCGCGTCAGGATGAGCGCCCTGCTCGCCCGGTGGGCGGATCAGCCCGACGGCCCGGACACCGCGGACGAGGGCCGGGACGCCGATCTGTATTCCGCCACCGAGGAAAACATCTTCGCGCTCATCGACAACGAGCTGGAGAGTCCGTGA